Part of the Mangifera indica cultivar Alphonso chromosome 4, CATAS_Mindica_2.1, whole genome shotgun sequence genome, TCTTGAAGGGAGGTCATACAGGCTGCAGCATCCCTGGGTTGGAATTGTAAATCGTTCGCAAGCTGATATCAACAAGAATGTTGACATGATTGCTGCTCGCCGAAAGGAGCGTGAATATTTTGAAAGTAGCCCTGACTATGGACATTTGGCAAGTAAAATGGGATCTGAATATCTTGCAAAACTATTGTCACAGGTCTTTCTTCCTCCCCATTGTCTTCTAATTTTGGCCTTCTACAATTCTGTTATTCTGATGTTTaagtttctttaatttctcctGTCTCTATCAGCATTTGGAAACTGTTATCAGGCAGCGCATACCCAGTATCATTGCGTTAATTAATAAGACCATCGATGAGATTAATGCAGAGCTGGACCGGATAGGCAGGCCTATTGGAGGTGATTCAGGGGTAATGATTGAGACTTATGAGGAATCAGTGTTCATAGGTATACAAGAAATCATTTAATGGTCCTAGTTATTTATTCAGTTAATCTTATCTATTTGTGCAGGCCCAACTGTATACGATCTTGGAAATGTGTCGTGCATTTGAGCGTGTATTCAAGGAACACCTCGATGGAGGGTAAAGGACAGCATTTTTTTGGCCTTTCTTTTCTGTTTCAGCATTAGATCATcctatatgtattttttataatggtttgattttattgattgaCATTGCATATGTAATATCATTTGAAAAAATCTtagtaaatttgtttgttttgaccatttgagtttgaaaatataatgccAAGTGGtggatttttagttttaaaactctAGAATGAAGCAGCAAGAAAGAATGTTAAACTGAGATTTGATGAGCATCTTAAAGGAAGACCCTTCCACTGCTGAGATTAACTGAATAAGATGTGTCTTGATCCATTTTGTCGCTTAACTCATGTATTAGTAGCTTTTCCGCTGCTGtagttttcaagttttgaaaattcaacttCCATTAAGTGATACAGTACTGCCTTTATGTTATTAAGGTATCTCACTTGGGTGTATAGTGTCTGATATACCTTCTAATATGGTTGGCCTCTCTTCCTAATTGCTTAAGCTTTTTGAGTTTACTTTGTAACATTGAATTAAAGCCAAGTTTGTTTCGGTTCTGtgttttacaaaagaaaaattggaCTTTATGAAGTACTGCCTTTCTAAAGTCCCAGTATTTGAAAATTGTCAAGGAAATTTTCTTGGACTGGCGGTTATATAGCATATGTTATATCTGATCtatattatacattattattttattttatttcctgaCAATGTCTCAACTTGCTATTGTAGGCGGCCTGGTGGAGATCGGATATATGGAGTTTTTGACCACCAACTGCCAGCTGCTTTGAAAAAGCTCCCTTTTGATCGGCATCTCTCTACAAGAAATGTCCAAAAAGTTGTTTCAGAGGCTGATGGTTACCAGCCACATCTAATTGCTCCTGAACAGGGTTACAGAAGACTCATTGATGGGTCTATCAGCTTTTTTAAAGGCCCAGCTGAAGCCTCTGTGGATGCAGTAATGTTCTTACTTTTTCTTTCTCGAGATACTCTTTTTGAATTAGTACTAGTGCATTTTCTTTGGTGGAAATctattaatattagattattttatatttcttacaAATTTGCTTAGTTTCAACGCAATcggcattttaattttttcccgTCTCCATTTCTAACTATTTGTAGATGCTTTTTTTAATTCCTTAAATGGTCTTTACACCCCTGCTGTACTGTGTATGTTGACTGAACttttgttttatgattttttctctctctcttcatttCTTGGGTAATAAAGATTACCATTGAGAGGTTGGATTTGAGTGGAATAGTTTAATAATGTACAGTGCTAACTTTGTTCCTTTTTTTGCTTTAAACAAAATGCTTTTACTTAAAAGTGAAAGGTCCATTTTCCCACAGATTTTCCCTGATGAATATGCTTATGTTCTTGTCTCCTTTAGGTACACTTTGTATTGAAAGAACTCGTACGAAAGTCTATAGCCGAAACTGAGGTAAGCAAATTTTTGCAGGAGATAGTTTTGGCAGTAAATTcctataaaatttatgtatGCAAGACAATTATCtgtatcaatttaaattaagagtCATGTAAATGGAATTCATTCCATTAAGTGAAAATCATTTTTCTGAACCGTTCTTGCCCTTTAGATGCTACTGATTTAATTATGTACTTGCATTTGTAATCTATCAATAATGCTAAATTCATATCCTAAGGTGAATTTTGAGATCAGCCAAATTTAGTAGATGTGGTTTAACTGAGATCTGCTTTACGCAAACTGCAGGAGTTAAAGCGGTTTCCAACTCTTCAATCTGACATAGCTGCTGCTGCAAATGATGCTTTGGAAAGATTCCGTGAAGAAGGCAGGAGAACTGTTTTAAGGCTGGTGGATATGGAATCTAGCTACCTGACAGTTGATTTTTTCCGAAAGCTTCATCTAGAACCAGAAAAGAGTCCTAATCAACAAGGCCCAAATGCACCAAATGGACCAAATGCTCCAAATCAAGATCGTTATTCTGACTATCATTTTAGGAAAATTGGTATACGTTGCTTTATCTACCTTcaatgttttatcttgtttcttGCAAGCCAAGTTAATTATATTGGATCCCATTTTAGCAACTCAATGGCTTTGAATGAGTATAGGAAAGagtatataaaaaagaatacaatTGCCAAATTGCTTAATACAACCATTTGAATGAAAAACATAATATGAGCCATCTCTATGATCTGTAAAGGCTTGGATGGCGAAAAAAACTCACCGGATATGAACTTCTTTCTCAGTCTGCTTTTCAGTGCTGGATGAATGAATATTCAGATTTAGGTTgcacaaaaatttttattcgtTTTGCTTATGGTACTAATGTTCCCAAatgctttttctttatttgtattaattctAAGTCTAAGAAATCATCTATCTTGACATATTCTTCTTTATTCTATCCTAGGATCAAATGTCAGTGCTTATATAGGCATGGTTTGTGATACACTGAGGAATTCAATTCCCAAAGCCGTGGTGTATTGCCAAGTCCTGTCAGCCAAGAGATCACTACTCAATAACTTCTACGCACAAGTCGGGAGGCAGGAGGTAAAGCCTTGTAGCTACACATTTTATTGAGCTTAAAAGGAGgcttttgattttatattcatttgGTAATAATAGCAGAGAAAAAATGAATAgcaataagtttaaaaaatcttcACCTCAATTGAGAACTAAGAACATTCCAAAACATCAAAGGTACTTAAAACTCATTGAAACACTGTTGAATTTCCCAAAGTTGAAGTGCAAATCAACCTTTGTTTGCCATGGAAATTTGAGAAGGGAAAAGTACTAACActctgtttcttcttttttcattgaATTATCCTGGCCGTAAAGTGGAAATTGACATGCGTTATGTTACAAGTTGATTAGTCCATAATTTGCAGGCTTGATTTCCCGTTGTTGATTGTACGTAGGTATAATTGTTCTTGGCAAAATTTTACAGCAGCATTGTCTTGGTTTCTATGCAGAAGGAGCGGCTTGGTGCAATGTTGGATGAAGATCCACAACTCATGGAGAGAAGAGCATCCTTAGCTAAAAGACTTGAGTTGTACAAGCAAGCCCGAGATGATATTGACTCGGTAGCATGGAAATGATCAATTTCCGGTTGCATGAGATTTCTTGCTATCACACCACACATTTTTTCCACATAAACATCACACACTAGATTTGTTCCATTAATGAACTAATTTTTACATTCTTTTTGTATTTGATAATGATTGAATTCGATTCATCTGTACCTATGAGATTGACATTAGTGTTCCATATAATTTTTCGGTGTGCTGTTACTTACATGAAATGTGATCAGGACATCTTGCAGTCCGTGTGTTTTGTTCATTAGTATGGTTCGAGTCGATTACCTTTCTTTTATGAAAAATGTGTTGACAAAGTGTCTCTACTACTATACAATCATTTCCGAATCATTGAAATTATCTTATGCTTTGTTCATTGTGGTTAATTGAATTGTTTCTAGATAGGTGATCAGATTTTCCTTCGAAAAGGGTTTTATTTAGTAGTGTTATATTGCCtgcaattgaaaaaacaaaaagaataatgagTCTTGGCTGCGTTAAGCTGAAAACATTGGATTGAAACTAGCCTTCTGTTGAAACTGGCCTTAATCTGAATCTGCTTTATTTCGGTATTCAAGGAAGCGAGCCTTACACAGCGCGCATATATAAGAGAGAACACAGAAGAAAAAGGGACAATAAAACTAGTGAAAGAATGATGAGTCATTTTTCATTGAATGAGAACGAGCTTGTGGCCATACAAAGCAAACTGGCAAGTGGGAAAAAAACCATCAAAAGAACCCACAACCTGATGCAGAGTGAACTAATTGAGCTACTGAATTCCGCTGCTGTCCTGGTATGAAATTCAGCTGAGATTTTGTTGTAATGTTTTGGTTGCAGTACGGTGTCGTAGTATTGTTTCGAGAAGAATTGTTGGTTATTTTTGTAATCTTAGCAATCAATTGGTGCGGTGTTGTTTTGATTAGGTGCGTATTATAAGTAAGAATGAGGAATGTATATCGGAGGAAGTTCTGGAATAAAAAACGTGTGACTCTTCTCTTTGAAAATTCTCTGTTCCCTTCTTCTTATGTGTGTTCATATTCTTTTGCTCTTAAGTATCTTGGAATAGCTTGCATCATTGGTGTCAGAGCACGATCTGGCAATGGCTGATGGAACACTTCTACAAGAAATGCGAAAGGAGCTTGCACAGATGGTTACGCATCTGGTATCAGAATCTGA contains:
- the LOC123213972 gene encoding phragmoplastin DRP1C, with the protein product MATLQSLIGLINKIQRACTVLGDYGGEGMSLWEALPSVAVVGGQSSGKSSVLESVVGRDFLPRGSGIVTRRPLVLQLHKTEGGADYAEFLHIPKKRFTDFAAVRREIQDETDRITGKTKQISNIPIHLSIYSPNVVNLTLIDLPGLTKVAVEGQADSIVEDIENMVRSYVEKPNCIILAISPANQDIATSDAIKIAREVDPTGERTFGVLTKLDLMDKGTNAVDVLEGRSYRLQHPWVGIVNRSQADINKNVDMIAARRKEREYFESSPDYGHLASKMGSEYLAKLLSQHLETVIRQRIPSIIALINKTIDEINAELDRIGRPIGGDSGAQLYTILEMCRAFERVFKEHLDGGRPGGDRIYGVFDHQLPAALKKLPFDRHLSTRNVQKVVSEADGYQPHLIAPEQGYRRLIDGSISFFKGPAEASVDAVHFVLKELVRKSIAETEELKRFPTLQSDIAAAANDALERFREEGRRTVLRLVDMESSYLTVDFFRKLHLEPEKSPNQQGPNAPNGPNAPNQDRYSDYHFRKIGSNVSAYIGMVCDTLRNSIPKAVVYCQVLSAKRSLLNNFYAQVGRQEKERLGAMLDEDPQLMERRASLAKRLELYKQARDDIDSVAWK